In uncultured Methanobacterium sp., a genomic segment contains:
- a CDS encoding DNA adenine methylase, translating to MATNLIKNNFNNARPFLKWAGGKTQLLLELEKRFPKPIRKSRVIKRYIEPFVGGGAMFFYLKNHYLVNESILMDVNPELIMAYRVIQQDVDKLIAILNDMETEHLQKGEDARKDNFYSIRADYNQQLEFVDYPNYEAGWIQRTASLIFLNKTCYNGLFRLNSKGEFNVPFGRYKNPNICDEANLQAVHQALEKTEILCADFTHAQDFIKKDTLVYMDPPYRPLNSTSHFTSYSGERFCDQDQEKLARFYQEMDLKGAYLVLSNSDPKNHDLEDNFFDELYSKYEIDRVPAKRNINSNTSSRGEINELIIRNFSD from the coding sequence ATGGCAACAAATTTAATTAAAAATAATTTCAATAATGCCAGACCATTTCTTAAATGGGCGGGGGGCAAAACTCAGCTACTTTTAGAACTTGAAAAAAGGTTCCCTAAGCCGATACGGAAAAGTCGGGTTATCAAACGGTATATTGAACCTTTTGTTGGTGGCGGGGCAATGTTCTTTTACCTTAAAAATCATTATCTGGTCAATGAATCCATTCTTATGGACGTGAATCCAGAGTTAATCATGGCTTATAGAGTGATTCAGCAGGATGTGGATAAACTAATCGCCATCCTTAATGATATGGAAACTGAACACCTTCAAAAGGGTGAAGATGCCAGAAAAGATAATTTTTACAGTATCCGGGCTGACTACAACCAGCAACTGGAGTTTGTGGATTATCCAAATTATGAGGCTGGATGGATCCAGAGAACCGCTTCCTTGATATTCCTTAATAAAACATGTTACAATGGACTTTTTCGCCTGAACAGTAAGGGTGAGTTCAATGTACCCTTCGGCAGGTATAAGAATCCCAACATCTGTGATGAAGCAAACTTGCAGGCAGTTCACCAGGCACTTGAAAAAACAGAGATACTATGTGCAGACTTCACCCATGCTCAGGACTTCATTAAAAAGGACACATTAGTGTACATGGACCCACCATACCGGCCTCTAAACAGCACTTCTCATTTCACCAGCTACTCTGGAGAAAGGTTCTGTGACCAGGACCAGGAAAAACTGGCCAGATTTTATCAAGAAATGGATTTAAAAGGTGCATACCTTGTCTTAAGTAACAGTGACCCCAAAAACCATGATTTGGAAGATAATTTCTTTGACGAACTCTACAGCAAATATGAAATAGATAGAGTACCAGCTAAACGAAATATAAATTC
- the dph5 gene encoding diphthine synthase codes for MLYLVGLGLYNEKDISLNGLEAIKSADIVYAEFYTARLFGGDLKSLEALAGVTINILRREEVEEENLPIKQAEIKDVAFLTAGDPLMATTHSDILMEARKKGIKTRVIHASSILSAAPGIAGLQAYKFGKVTTIPRPEENYFPHSPYQVIGENKKMGLHTLVLLDIQAHRDYYMTANEGLEYLQRVEQERKEGLITENTLAVVIARAGSPEPLVRADRVNILIGEDFGGPLHCIIIPGDLHFLEAEGLVVLADAPESILEED; via the coding sequence ATGCTCTACCTGGTTGGACTGGGACTTTACAATGAAAAAGACATATCTTTAAATGGTCTTGAGGCCATTAAATCTGCTGATATTGTTTACGCTGAATTTTACACTGCACGTCTGTTTGGAGGCGATCTAAAATCACTGGAGGCACTGGCTGGAGTAACCATAAATATACTTCGCCGTGAAGAAGTGGAAGAAGAGAATTTACCAATTAAACAGGCAGAAATCAAAGATGTGGCATTTTTAACAGCGGGTGATCCCTTAATGGCTACCACTCACTCTGATATTCTGATGGAAGCCCGGAAAAAAGGTATTAAAACCAGAGTCATACATGCCTCATCCATACTCTCGGCAGCTCCGGGTATTGCCGGGTTGCAGGCATATAAGTTCGGTAAGGTTACCACCATACCTCGACCAGAAGAAAATTACTTCCCCCACTCTCCCTATCAGGTTATTGGGGAGAATAAGAAGATGGGACTGCACACCCTGGTACTTCTGGACATTCAGGCTCACCGGGATTATTACATGACTGCCAATGAAGGACTGGAATATTTGCAGCGTGTTGAACAGGAGCGAAAGGAAGGTCTCATAACCGAAAACACTCTAGCAGTGGTTATTGCACGTGCTGGTTCCCCTGAGCCACTGGTTCGCGCAGACAGGGTGAACATTTTAATCGGAGAAGACTTTGGAGGACCACTCCACTGTATTATAATACCGGGGGATCTGCACTTTCTGGAGGCGGAAGGGCTGGTAGTTTTAGCGGATGCACCTGAATCCATTCTGGAAGAAGATTAA
- a CDS encoding class I SAM-dependent methyltransferase family protein — protein sequence MIGLKVPKKEANHIRLFLQEKYLLDHNWKIKRSDDYVYLPLTTKPDNDFIKEMGLFQDNLVETEFEELKKRPRNMEDFLQEKIPPEKMEEFKKSFDIIGDVVILEIPEDLEEEKYLIGEAALKFTKRRSVYRKKSAIKGVIRTRELEHLAGKDDSETIHREYDSRIMLDVKDVYFSPRLATERRIIGDEVQDGEVIIDMFTGVGPFAINIARRPKLKSITIYAVDINPAAIHYLKENMELNKVQGKVKPLLGDVAKVLKDLDVQADRIIMNLPGTACEFLPVAVEHLKPGGTLNYYQFSRDFEDPVERVKKAAYPRQVEVLGMRKVKSRSPKVWHVAIDARIN from the coding sequence ATGATTGGATTAAAGGTCCCTAAAAAAGAAGCCAACCACATCAGACTGTTTCTACAGGAGAAATATTTGCTGGATCATAACTGGAAGATAAAGCGTTCTGATGATTATGTCTATCTTCCCTTAACTACCAAACCAGATAATGATTTCATAAAAGAAATGGGGCTTTTCCAGGATAACCTGGTTGAAACTGAATTTGAAGAACTTAAGAAAAGACCCCGCAACATGGAAGACTTCCTCCAGGAAAAGATACCTCCTGAGAAGATGGAAGAATTTAAAAAATCATTTGATATCATAGGGGACGTGGTGATCCTGGAGATTCCAGAAGACCTGGAAGAAGAAAAATACCTCATTGGAGAGGCTGCTCTAAAGTTCACCAAGAGAAGGTCTGTGTACCGTAAAAAAAGTGCAATTAAAGGTGTTATCCGTACCCGTGAGTTGGAACACCTTGCAGGGAAAGATGACTCTGAAACCATCCACCGTGAATACGATTCCCGCATAATGCTGGATGTGAAAGATGTCTACTTCAGCCCCCGTCTGGCTACAGAAAGAAGGATCATTGGTGATGAGGTCCAAGATGGTGAGGTAATTATTGACATGTTCACCGGGGTGGGGCCATTTGCCATTAACATCGCCAGAAGACCAAAACTTAAAAGTATAACTATTTACGCTGTAGACATTAATCCGGCAGCAATTCACTACCTCAAAGAGAATATGGAGTTAAATAAAGTTCAGGGTAAAGTTAAGCCACTTCTAGGAGATGTGGCAAAAGTTTTAAAGGATTTGGATGTTCAAGCTGACCGGATTATCATGAATCTCCCTGGAACTGCCTGTGAGTTTCTTCCAGTGGCAGTGGAACATTTAAAACCAGGTGGAACTTTGAATTATTACCAGTTCAGCCGGGATTTTGAAGATCCTGTAGAACGGGTTAAAAAAGCAGCTTACCCCCGTCAGGTGGAAGTACTGGGTATGCGAAAGGTCAAATCCCGCAGTCCAAAGGTTTGGCATGTGGCCATTGATGCCCGTATTAATTGA
- the mtnA gene encoding S-methyl-5-thioribose-1-phosphate isomerase, with translation MKTMYWKDDLLCLLDQTLLPHETEYLICGTYQDVIDAIKTMVVRGAPAIGVAAAFGMALAYLADEDMEKAAQEMKDARPTAVNLFWAVDRVMASDDPLKEALLMYEEDMDTNRSMGMHGATVIDEGDTILTHCNAGALACVDFGTALGVIRAANQEGKNISVVCDETRPVLQGARLSVWEMQQENIPVKLIVDGAAGRLMQEGQINKVVIGADRVAKGGIANKIGSLMVALAAKRFNVPFYVAAPKSTFDHENSIYDIEIEERDPEEVLGFAGCQAAPWGTEVRNPSFDIVPNDLITGIITEDGILEPI, from the coding sequence ATGAAAACCATGTACTGGAAGGATGACCTTCTCTGTCTATTAGATCAAACTCTCTTACCTCATGAAACTGAATACCTTATTTGTGGAACATATCAGGATGTTATAGATGCCATTAAAACAATGGTAGTTCGAGGAGCACCTGCCATAGGTGTGGCAGCTGCATTTGGAATGGCACTGGCTTACCTGGCTGATGAAGATATGGAAAAAGCTGCCCAGGAAATGAAGGATGCCCGTCCAACTGCAGTGAACCTGTTCTGGGCAGTTGATAGGGTCATGGCATCAGATGATCCCCTAAAAGAAGCACTACTTATGTATGAAGAGGATATGGATACCAACAGGAGTATGGGAATGCACGGAGCCACAGTGATTGATGAAGGAGACACCATTTTGACTCATTGCAACGCAGGGGCTCTTGCATGTGTGGATTTCGGAACAGCACTGGGAGTTATTCGTGCAGCCAACCAGGAAGGTAAAAATATCAGTGTGGTGTGTGATGAAACACGACCAGTACTCCAGGGGGCACGGCTCAGTGTATGGGAAATGCAACAGGAAAATATACCAGTGAAACTGATAGTGGATGGTGCTGCCGGCCGCCTGATGCAGGAAGGACAGATAAACAAAGTGGTTATAGGTGCAGACAGAGTTGCTAAGGGCGGAATTGCCAACAAGATCGGGTCACTCATGGTGGCACTGGCAGCTAAACGATTCAATGTACCATTCTATGTGGCTGCACCCAAAAGCACATTTGATCATGAAAACAGTATTTATGATATAGAAATAGAAGAACGTGACCCTGAAGAAGTTTTAGGGTTTGCTGGGTGTCAAGCAGCACCTTGGGGAACTGAGGTGAGGAATCCTTCCTTTGATATTGTCCCCAATGACCTTATAACTGGTATTATAACTGAAGATGGGATACTGGAGCCTATATAA
- a CDS encoding radical SAM protein: protein MNESKFAHITRVHPCFNEKMHDKVGRVHLPIAPRCNIQCNFCTRELNKCEHRPGVSSRIMTVEEAVTHVAKVIKEMPISVVGVAGPGDALANPETLEFFRIIDKKFPDLIKCMSTNGLLLADLAEEVAEAKISTITVTVNAIDPEIGKKIYSRAVYDGKVYEGEEAFKIISQKQLEGIEKVSKLGVVVKVNSVLIPGLNDEHIEDIAKEVKKRGASLMNVIPLIPLHKMKDYPKPGCEELSTVRDNVEEILPVFRACTQCRADAYGVPGKEDKHLDMTPASHY, encoded by the coding sequence ATGAATGAATCCAAATTCGCCCATATAACCCGTGTACACCCATGTTTTAATGAAAAAATGCATGATAAGGTGGGAAGAGTTCATCTGCCCATCGCACCTCGCTGTAATATACAGTGCAACTTCTGCACCCGTGAACTTAACAAATGTGAGCATCGCCCCGGAGTATCCTCCAGGATCATGACGGTGGAAGAAGCAGTAACCCATGTGGCTAAAGTCATCAAGGAAATGCCCATCAGTGTGGTGGGTGTAGCTGGACCCGGAGATGCCCTGGCCAATCCAGAAACACTGGAATTTTTCCGAATCATTGATAAAAAATTCCCTGACCTCATCAAATGTATGAGTACCAACGGCTTACTACTGGCAGATCTGGCTGAGGAAGTGGCTGAGGCTAAAATCAGTACCATAACTGTAACAGTCAATGCCATAGACCCTGAAATCGGTAAAAAAATATACTCCAGGGCAGTCTATGATGGTAAGGTCTATGAAGGAGAAGAAGCCTTTAAAATCATCTCCCAAAAACAGCTGGAAGGAATAGAAAAGGTTTCCAAACTGGGGGTGGTGGTTAAGGTCAACAGTGTCCTTATACCCGGTCTCAACGATGAACACATCGAAGATATTGCCAAGGAAGTTAAAAAACGAGGAGCCAGTCTGATGAATGTCATACCCCTCATACCATTACATAAAATGAAAGACTACCCCAAACCAGGGTGTGAAGAACTTTCAACAGTAAGGGATAACGTTGAGGAGATACTACCAGTATTCCGGGCCTGTACCCAGTGCCGTGCAGATGCCTATGGAGTTCCTGGAAAAGAAGACAAACACCTGGACATGACACCAGCCAGCCATTATTAG
- a CDS encoding methanogenesis marker 17 protein: protein MQVECYDESGREVYDMILRQILQDVQIGRAIKDIRIYIDPREPVFIIALQYLKTAPPVVMEDIAEYKYDKEANEGFLQIQDEKYLPDLLKKLWELEGRNKIHQPSRYEVIIDDPQIKLEGLVVNDPEENLKKKIYDALFRIIPEGFRVMEHYSEGNIIALTCSDEYIKEEYLEKTREIVKEMEKNKKTI, encoded by the coding sequence ATGCAAGTGGAATGTTATGATGAGAGTGGACGAGAAGTCTACGATATGATCCTCCGACAGATATTACAGGATGTCCAGATAGGTCGTGCTATCAAGGATATTCGGATTTATATTGATCCTCGTGAGCCTGTGTTTATTATTGCACTCCAGTACTTGAAAACAGCACCACCGGTGGTAATGGAGGATATTGCAGAATACAAATATGATAAGGAAGCTAATGAAGGTTTTTTACAGATTCAGGATGAAAAATATCTTCCTGATCTTCTTAAAAAACTCTGGGAACTTGAAGGAAGGAACAAAATACACCAACCAAGCCGTTATGAAGTTATAATTGATGATCCTCAGATTAAACTGGAGGGGCTGGTTGTCAATGACCCTGAAGAAAACCTTAAAAAGAAGATCTACGATGCTCTCTTCCGTATAATTCCAGAAGGATTTAGGGTAATGGAACACTACTCTGAAGGTAATATCATAGCTTTAACCTGTTCAGATGAATATATTAAAGAAGAATATTTGGAGAAAACCCGCGAAATTGTTAAAGAAATGGAAAAAAATAAAAAAACCATATGA
- a CDS encoding methanogenesis marker 15 protein encodes MVKIAQISCGTDYSGVQKEIEKAAATFGAEITIPEADLDYIDEAYHKFGFNVASSSVRLMIARAMSLVEGKSDADAVFIGSCFRCAEAALVRNELRRFIQQNTHLPVVTYSFTERTKADELFIRMEALSTIVARKSLLAREKQEGLTLGIDSGSTTTKVVLMENNKIMGTGWLPTTDVIASANEGMEQAFEGTGYKLEDVDGVGVTGYGRITIGKHLDAGLIQEELSVNSKGAVYLAGHQQGEATVLDIGGMDNKVITVNDGIPDNFTMGGICAGASGRFLEITSRRLGVDISELGSLAVKGNYRRATLNSYCLVFGIQDLVTSLAAGSTREDVAAAACHSVAEQVYEQQLQEIDVREPLIQVGGTSLVSGLVEAVSEVLGGINVIVPEYSQYIGAVGSALLVSGLGDRKDFGAKSL; translated from the coding sequence GTGGTTAAAATAGCTCAAATTTCATGTGGAACTGATTACAGTGGTGTACAGAAGGAGATAGAAAAAGCTGCCGCCACATTCGGAGCAGAAATTACAATCCCTGAAGCAGACCTGGATTACATTGATGAAGCATACCATAAATTTGGATTCAACGTAGCTTCAAGCAGTGTACGATTAATGATTGCCAGGGCCATGTCACTGGTAGAGGGGAAATCTGATGCAGATGCAGTATTTATAGGGTCATGCTTTAGATGCGCAGAGGCAGCACTGGTTAGAAATGAACTTAGACGTTTCATACAGCAGAACACCCACCTCCCTGTGGTTACATATTCTTTCACAGAACGAACCAAGGCTGATGAACTCTTCATTAGGATGGAAGCACTTTCCACCATCGTGGCCCGTAAAAGTTTACTGGCCAGGGAAAAACAGGAAGGACTCACCCTGGGCATAGATTCTGGTTCCACCACTACTAAAGTGGTGTTAATGGAAAATAACAAGATTATGGGAACTGGCTGGTTACCAACCACCGATGTTATTGCCAGTGCAAATGAAGGGATGGAACAGGCCTTTGAAGGCACTGGTTATAAACTGGAAGATGTTGATGGAGTGGGAGTAACCGGTTATGGAAGGATAACTATTGGTAAGCATTTAGATGCGGGACTGATACAAGAAGAACTCTCAGTCAACTCTAAGGGAGCAGTTTACCTGGCAGGACACCAGCAAGGAGAAGCCACAGTTCTGGATATCGGTGGTATGGATAATAAAGTCATCACAGTTAACGATGGAATACCAGACAACTTCACCATGGGTGGAATTTGTGCCGGAGCATCAGGAAGATTTCTTGAAATCACCTCCAGAAGGTTAGGTGTTGATATCAGTGAACTGGGATCCTTAGCCGTTAAAGGTAACTACAGAAGAGCAACACTTAACAGTTACTGTTTGGTGTTTGGAATTCAGGATCTGGTAACATCCCTGGCTGCCGGTTCTACCAGGGAAGATGTGGCAGCAGCAGCCTGTCATTCCGTGGCAGAACAGGTATATGAACAGCAATTACAGGAAATTGATGTTCGAGAACCACTTATCCAGGTTGGAGGAACCAGTCTTGTAAGTGGGCTGGTGGAAGCAGTGAGTGAGGTTCTGGGAGGAATAAACGTCATCGTACCCGAATATTCGCAGTACATCGGTGCAGTGGGATCTGCTTTACTGGTATCAGGATTAGGAGATAGAAAAGATTTCGGGGCTAAAAGTTTGTAG
- a CDS encoding methanogenesis marker 5 protein — protein MVKIAVFPPNSLILADMVERRGHEPLVVQKEIRKKVTDPEIDSPPFNITENEPIQGLKYAAIEVPSGIRGRMAIFGPIIEEAEAAIIMEDAPYGFGCIGCARTNELSMYFLRKRGIPVLEIHYPETRDETMEVVNKINTFLDGLEESKETEESDKEKFDQQGDE, from the coding sequence ATAGTGAAAATAGCTGTTTTCCCACCTAACTCATTGATACTGGCAGACATGGTGGAAAGGCGAGGGCATGAACCACTGGTTGTCCAAAAAGAAATCCGTAAAAAGGTCACAGATCCTGAAATAGATTCGCCACCATTTAACATCACCGAAAATGAGCCGATTCAGGGCCTTAAATATGCAGCCATTGAAGTTCCTTCTGGTATCAGGGGTAGGATGGCTATTTTTGGACCAATCATTGAAGAAGCTGAAGCAGCCATAATAATGGAGGATGCCCCTTACGGCTTTGGATGTATAGGTTGTGCTCGTACCAATGAACTTTCCATGTATTTCCTTCGTAAACGGGGAATTCCAGTTCTGGAAATACACTATCCTGAAACCAGGGATGAAACCATGGAAGTGGTTAATAAAATTAACACTTTCTTAGACGGCTTAGAAGAATCAAAGGAAACAGAGGAATCTGATAAAGAAAAATTTGACCAGCAAGGGGATGAATAA
- a CDS encoding DUF2111 domain-containing protein translates to MNINASSTGEEIAPMALAIHNLVNGLPLTMRTLENPGVRIEDGEILDYNYTGPLLEKVLGSGEITHEIPETGIYKGTPVVTVPVVEEGDVIAAIGVVDVTQGIYSDIMEITKRPEELNESRGGL, encoded by the coding sequence ATGAATATCAATGCATCATCCACTGGAGAAGAGATAGCACCAATGGCATTAGCCATCCATAACCTGGTAAATGGCCTACCACTTACCATGCGCACCCTTGAAAATCCGGGAGTCCGCATAGAAGATGGTGAAATTTTGGATTATAACTACACTGGTCCTCTCCTGGAAAAAGTCCTTGGAAGTGGCGAAATCACTCATGAAATTCCTGAAACTGGAATTTATAAGGGTACCCCGGTGGTAACGGTCCCAGTTGTTGAAGAAGGAGATGTTATAGCTGCTATAGGTGTGGTGGATGTAACTCAAGGAATTTACAGTGATATAATGGAAATTACTAAAAGACCAGAAGAATTAAATGAATCAAGAGGTGGTTTATAG
- a CDS encoding methanogenesis marker 6 protein, with translation MSPEDNKVTRMIILGPKAQLSQSELLGKLHMLELPLTIKSTCYGAVIHGEKEVVWDAINKIRGIDPSNIFTKERGFKPGDPRRCRAKRGAAREGFHQLEKEYELLEYVCDALENPRKVSLKEPEKVKPDEFKKIAQECEK, from the coding sequence ATGTCACCAGAAGATAATAAAGTAACCCGGATGATCATACTGGGACCTAAAGCCCAGTTAAGCCAGAGTGAACTATTGGGTAAATTACACATGCTGGAATTACCACTCACCATTAAATCCACCTGCTACGGAGCAGTAATCCATGGGGAAAAAGAAGTGGTATGGGATGCAATTAATAAAATAAGGGGCATAGATCCCTCCAATATTTTCACCAAAGAAAGAGGATTTAAACCTGGAGATCCCAGGAGATGCCGTGCTAAAAGAGGAGCTGCCCGGGAAGGATTCCACCAGCTGGAGAAAGAATACGAACTCTTAGAATATGTCTGTGATGCCCTGGAAAACCCACGAAAGGTTAGTTTAAAAGAACCAGAGAAAGTTAAACCTGATGAATTTAAAAAAATAGCCCAGGAGTGTGAAAAATGA
- a CDS encoding methanogenesis marker 3 protein has protein sequence MLVKINEEEIELPEGSTIQDAIDAVGAPYLPGCVLGLVKGTEEVEKHVNKYSLKTNKGSIIIEILEKAPENLVSTWKKRYREFSKMGVRWTTSQEVAVGPIQTDLTPSREQYRYHRWDVLFSLSGFTADATHLIFSIAEHEATYGSPEENRGVFARVVGGKRTILKLTDDDEVLEVKPVLERESIVKSAAITNLETILEEGNQVSTYVKVKPNPKSPQSVEHFYALQESGKLRVDYDSNTFVGFYALQGLEKEAEQIDQRKRGTITLRNKGKGVGRVYIYREDRVSTPSHSVLGKVEKGMQLLDMASYNDEVTFKTSPGRIMTLSMTQKEAEEFLNKNGVKQIREGLEDDHAVVVRQEPYFTMEIIEKGEVKTFGIPEEDIVHIELDNLSPRSAWYFQKITGLLDSPVGSLNVHFAFPGMKLVMFKSSPKDSKGLIPEKTPKNVVEAGQIGVTNMSRRHVGMMGVRFEDNSEFGPTGEPFQGTNIIGKVVRGLENLEKYKEGDTIYVTRR, from the coding sequence ATGCTGGTGAAGATCAATGAAGAAGAAATAGAACTCCCTGAAGGATCAACAATACAGGATGCCATCGATGCAGTGGGGGCACCATATCTGCCCGGATGTGTCCTGGGATTGGTTAAAGGGACTGAAGAAGTAGAAAAACACGTTAACAAGTACAGTCTGAAAACCAACAAGGGAAGCATTATCATTGAAATACTGGAAAAAGCTCCTGAAAATTTGGTTTCAACCTGGAAAAAGCGTTACAGGGAATTTTCTAAAATGGGGGTCCGCTGGACCACCTCCCAGGAAGTGGCTGTGGGACCCATACAAACAGACCTCACTCCCAGCAGGGAACAGTACCGTTATCATCGCTGGGATGTTCTTTTCAGCCTTTCAGGATTCACTGCAGATGCCACTCACCTAATATTTTCCATAGCAGAACACGAAGCCACTTATGGTTCACCTGAAGAAAATAGGGGAGTATTTGCCCGGGTGGTTGGTGGTAAAAGAACCATACTCAAACTCACCGATGATGATGAAGTATTGGAAGTAAAACCAGTCCTGGAAAGGGAGAGCATTGTTAAAAGTGCAGCAATCACCAACCTAGAAACCATCCTGGAAGAGGGCAACCAGGTATCCACCTATGTGAAGGTTAAACCCAACCCTAAATCTCCCCAATCAGTGGAACATTTCTATGCACTCCAGGAATCTGGAAAATTACGTGTAGATTATGATTCTAACACATTCGTAGGATTCTATGCATTACAGGGGCTTGAAAAAGAAGCTGAACAAATTGACCAGCGTAAAAGAGGAACCATAACCCTTCGTAATAAAGGTAAAGGTGTGGGTCGCGTTTACATCTATCGAGAAGATAGGGTTTCTACACCTTCCCACAGTGTTCTGGGCAAAGTGGAAAAGGGGATGCAATTACTTGACATGGCAAGTTATAATGATGAAGTAACTTTTAAAACATCTCCCGGGAGAATAATGACTCTTTCAATGACTCAAAAAGAGGCAGAAGAGTTTTTAAATAAAAATGGAGTTAAACAGATTCGTGAAGGATTGGAAGATGATCATGCAGTGGTTGTTAGACAGGAACCTTACTTTACAATGGAGATCATTGAGAAAGGTGAAGTTAAAACCTTCGGCATTCCTGAAGAAGACATAGTTCACATTGAACTGGACAATCTATCCCCTCGTTCTGCATGGTACTTCCAGAAAATAACCGGGCTCCTAGATTCTCCAGTAGGATCTTTAAATGTTCATTTTGCTTTCCCTGGGATGAAATTAGTAATGTTCAAATCTTCTCCTAAAGACTCTAAGGGATTAATACCTGAAAAAACACCTAAAAATGTGGTAGAAGCAGGGCAAATAGGAGTTACAAATATGTCCCGCCGCCATGTAGGAATGATGGGGGTACGTTTCGAGGATAACAGTGAATTCGGCCCTACTGGTGAACCATTTCAGGGAACCAACATCATTGGAAAGGTGGTAAGGGGATTGGAGAATTTGGAAAAATATAAAGAGGGGGACACCATCTATGTCACCAGAAGATAA
- a CDS encoding methanogenesis marker 2 protein produces the protein MDLKSLVDSIRSFEGITRKNLIKDVTGLLEETYNIAGRTLLGFGDDASALEIGNSQVILMAADGMWGKLMEADPWWAGYCSVLVNVNDIAAMGGIPIGMTNVLSTQDKDICSQIMDGINEGVKKFGVPMVGGHVHPDAPYNSLDVSITGIMNREDVITSCGAKPGDKVLVAIDLDGVIHPKFHLNWDTTTMKSAQLVQAQIMAMNELAQKHLLSAGKDISNPGTLGTLGMLLETSNAGATVELELIPRNNDVNWEDWLKLYPGAGFVLTAGEDNVDKIIEILEKVNITTAVVGSIISDKKLYLTSKGHKEVVFDFNTDKITGIHDEKP, from the coding sequence TTGGATTTAAAGTCACTTGTTGATTCTATACGGAGTTTTGAAGGCATTACTCGTAAAAATCTCATAAAAGACGTAACAGGACTCCTTGAAGAGACTTACAACATTGCAGGAAGGACTCTTCTTGGTTTTGGTGATGATGCATCTGCCCTGGAAATCGGCAACAGCCAAGTAATCCTCATGGCTGCTGATGGAATGTGGGGAAAACTAATGGAAGCTGATCCATGGTGGGCAGGGTACTGTTCAGTACTGGTAAATGTTAACGACATTGCAGCCATGGGTGGAATACCCATCGGAATGACCAACGTCCTTTCAACTCAAGATAAAGATATATGCAGCCAGATCATGGATGGAATTAATGAGGGTGTGAAAAAATTCGGAGTACCCATGGTAGGGGGCCATGTTCATCCTGATGCACCATACAACTCTCTGGATGTGTCCATAACCGGGATTATGAACCGTGAAGATGTCATAACCAGCTGCGGTGCCAAACCAGGAGACAAGGTACTGGTTGCAATTGACCTGGATGGTGTCATACACCCCAAGTTCCACCTGAACTGGGATACTACCACCATGAAAAGCGCCCAACTGGTTCAAGCCCAGATCATGGCCATGAATGAACTTGCACAAAAACACCTCTTAAGCGCTGGAAAAGATATAAGCAATCCTGGAACTTTAGGGACCCTTGGAATGCTCCTTGAAACCTCAAATGCTGGAGCTACAGTTGAACTGGAACTTATACCCCGTAACAATGATGTAAACTGGGAGGACTGGCTTAAACTTTACCCTGGTGCAGGATTCGTACTCACTGCAGGGGAAGATAATGTGGACAAGATCATAGAAATCCTGGAAAAAGTCAACATAACCACGGCAGTTGTAGGAAGTATCATATCCGACAAAAAATTATATTTAACATCCAAGGGTCATAAAGAGGTCGTTTTTGATTTTAATACTGATAAAATCACTGGAATACATGATGAAAAGCCCTAG